The genomic stretch ACTCCGATGGGATTAGGTCAGCCCGTTCCCCCTCGATCCGCGTCCCGTTCCTTGAATTTCAACCCTCCTCGCCGCGTTGACTCCCCGCTCCCCGATGGCCGCCCTTTTCAACCGTCTTCGTCCCGGATCCCCTGGCTCCCTAGCGGATCTGGGGGAGGCGTTTCTTCCCCGGGCGGATACGGCCACTTCGAGCCTCCAGCTGCGCCGGGGATGACTTTCGTTCCCGGCGGTTCCGGTGGTCGAAGGCCAGCTGTTGTAGCGGGTAGCCCACGCATGGGTCGTGGTCCCCGTTCCCGGGGAGCAAGGCCACGAGGAGAAGAAGTCCTCCCCGGCACGGACGGCTTCCGATATCCGGTAAAAATCttgcatttctttttttttttgttgtcgtGTATATTGTCATGAATGCTTTACTGTACTTATTCTATTATTGTGTACAATGTCATGCCTGTTATAGTGTACATTGTCATGCCAGTTTTATTGTTATTGTTCTTTGTATTGTGAATCTGGGTTGTTCTATATTTTTCTGCGCTTTTGTTGCACCTGAAGTAGTTCTCTGGTCTAGGTTTTAAAACACAAAGGTAGTTGGGATCCGGCGCGACTCCGCGTGTTTATTGATGTGTACCACGCTCAAATTAAAAATGGCAACTTCAACAAGGGAGTCATGAGCGTTGCTGGGTGGAGAGACATCAAACATAGGTACTTCTTGGCTACTGGGTTAGTTCACGAGAAGGACCAGTTTACTAGTAAGCTACAAGATCTGAAGGCTGAGTGGAGGATATGCAAGGCTCTGCGCAAGGCTTCTGGCCTGGGAGGTAGTGGCAACACAATTGAAGCTGATGATGCTTGGTGGGAGAGGGAGATGAAGGTACCCTCCAATTAATTTAGGTTTATAATAGAAGACTATGCTTCCAGTCTTACAAGAATATGATTGTTGTTCTAGGGGAAGAAGGCATTGATGAagataagggatcaaggaatgcCGGACTACATTGGTCAGCTTGATGACATATTTGAAGGATGGACAGTTGATGGCTCAACTGCATACAGGCCTGGTACTGGTGCTGAGACTGGTGCCATCCCTTTAGATGATTCTGATGACGAGGCGCAGCATGATGGACAACAAGATGTTCCAGCACCTGAAAGCCAAGGGTATGGCACACCTGGAAGCCAAGGCTATGGAACACCTGGAAGCCAAGGAAGAAAGAGGCCTTCTAGCAGCAGTCCTTCTGTCTCCAGCCCTAGCAAGAAGACTAAGAGCTCCACTGCTAGGTCGTGGGAGACCCATCAGCGTGAAGCCAATGACATTGAGAGGCAGAAGGTTAACTTGTTTGGTTCCATCCTGGAGATGCAACACAAGAGAAATGAGCGACACCAGCATAAACGTGTTTCTTTGACAAAGGAAGAGAAGGTCGAGAAGGCGTATGACATTGCACTGGGTATGGGAATATCTACACATACCAAGACGTCCTTCCTTGCCATGAGGAAGATCTGCCACAGTGAGGTTGAACTGGCCATCTTCCTTTCTTGCAAGGACGATGAGGCCAGGTGGATCATCATCAACGAAAACCTCCCGGTGGATGACTAGTACCCCTGCTTAATTGAAGTTCATGAAGTTAGTCTTAATGCTGGTAGCTTTTGTGCTATTTATTTAGTTTGGTTTAGGGTTTGTTGAACCTTTAGCATCATCATCTTTGTGAACTAATTCCCCTTATGCGGCGTCACTTTGGGGTTGACTTAGGATCTTTTGTAGGAAAATGTTGTCTGAACCTTTTGCACTACCTTTTATGTGATCACTTAGCTTATTGTTGAATTTCAATGTTCTGTTGCATGGCCATCGAGCTATGTGAATCTATTTGGGTAGATGGTTCGGGACATCATATCATTTGAGAAAGGGGGCTGACCTGATTATGTGATTTCATAGGGTAGTGAAGACCTTGAAGTGATCAGTGATGATGAACCAGAAGATGATGACCACAGTTCGGATCTAAGCGATGAATTCGACGAGGCCATTGAAAACATGATACTGATTGAGCTCATGTCTAGTCGTGCAGTTCAAAGCAGTGGTATGTTAGAACAAGCCCTTCATATTGATAAGTACTTGAATAGACGCCCTTATAGGATCCCTAAGTTGCCTGGACTAGAGTGGGTCATGGATAATCTCCATGACCCTGAGAGGTGCTACACCATGTTTAGAATGAACCCTGAAATGTTTCACAAACTGCATGAAGTCCTGACACAAACCTATGGCCTGAAATCCAGTAAGAAATCAACCTCTTTAGAAGCTCTAGGAATCTTCTTATGGATGTTGGGTGACTGTCAAAGTGTTAGGCAAGCTAAAGAAAGATTTGAGAGGTCTATGGGTACTATCTCTAGGCTATTCAACAAAGTGTTGGTATgtatggataggttggctgctgacATCCTAAAACCTGTTGACCCTACATTCAGTACTATGCATGAGAGACTTAGGAGCCCTAGGTTCTATCCacacttcaaagactgcatagGGGCAATAGATGGAACCCACATACCAATGACTGTGCCTAGTAATATGTTTATCCAGTACTTGAACCGCAAGGGTAGAACAACTCAGAATGTCTTGGCTGTGTGTGACTTTGACATGAGGTTTAGTTTTGTCCTTGCTGGATGGCCTGGGTCTGCTCATGATATGAGGGTATTCAATGATGCAACATCAACATTCTGTGATCAATTCCCTCATCCACCTCCAGGTACATTCTTGTTAGGTCGCATGTTGATCCATGTTGTCTCATTAGGCATGATTGTGATCATAGGTATGATAATTTACGTACAGGCAAATACTACCTTGTTGACTCCGGATACCCAAACCGTGTTGGTTATCTAGCCCCATACAAGGgcactgttgacaccgtttttgggcacgtgtccaggatagcaggataagacggcagtatgtggtttacaggatgagttgccgatgagaatggttgccgataaaggagaggttgaacgtgactaagtttacGGGCGAtggtgtgtttatgccgatggctatgatgaggaagtctgccgatgattatggcaagggagtctgccgatgatacaacGGGGGAGTCCGGAAGCCGCCGGTCGGTTTGTGGAAGAATTTCAGTTCGTCACGGGggatagctttgttatttccttatttatttaagtcgttttgtatacggattccgtgtaatttggaattcgaattctagtcgtgtctggttgaagctctttgagcagggtataaatatagaccctaggaccttgtaatgatctatctatcaatcaatcaaacacacgtttttactcatattccagtatctacttttcgacgacttcgtcatactttttccctttttattacgagttcttagga from Sorghum bicolor cultivar BTx623 chromosome 3, Sorghum_bicolor_NCBIv3, whole genome shotgun sequence encodes the following:
- the LOC8070436 gene encoding uncharacterized protein LOC8070436 encodes the protein MDGSHGDCFTGGHYADEEVFGVHDAAMQDAPQDPPLTNDGAGSSSFLNPRLASLDINYGSDWTPMGLGSWDPARLRVFIDVYHAQIKNGNFNKGVMSVAGWRDIKHRYFLATGLVHEKDQFTSKLQDLKAEWRICKALRKASGLGGSGNTIEADDAWWEREMKGKKALMKIRDQGMPDYIGQLDDIFEGWTVDGSTAYRPGTGAETGAIPLDDSDDEAQHDGQQDVPAPESQGYGTPGSQGYGTPGSQGRKRPSSSSPSVSSPSKKTKSSTARSWETHQREANDIERQKVNLFGSILEMQHKRNERHQHKRVSLTKEEKVEKAYDIALGMGISTHTKTSFLAMRKICHSEVELAIFLSCKDDEARWIIINENLPVDD